In the genome of Acidimicrobiia bacterium, the window CATTGAAGGTCTGACTGCGGGGCCACGCCGAGTACTGGAGGCGGAATTCGCAGGAACCGGCGAGGTCGATGACGAGATCGGAACCAGGATCGTCGGGAATCTTGATGCACTGCGCGACGCGGTATCGACCGCGAAGCCACCGAAGTCCGATGACTTTCTCCGATGGCATCGGATCCTCACTGAGGGGTCTCCACGGATGCAGCCCCACCACGTCGGCGCGTATCGGTTGGAGCAGAACTGGATTGGCGGGGACGCGTCGGGCCCCCGCCGGGCCAGCTTCATTCCTCCGGCACCTGGCGAGATACCTTCGCTCATGGGCGACCTCGAACAGTTTTGCGCACGTTCCGATATCGCCCCTTTACAGCAGGCGCTAATCGCTCACGGCCGTTTTGAGGTGATCCATCCGTTCGTCGATGGGAACGGTCGGGTGGGGCGCATGTTGCTTCAGCATCTGCTCGTGCAACGACTTCGGCTGGCTTCGCCGGTACCCGTCTCGATCCCTTGGAGTCGTGACAAGGATCGGTACATCGCCGGGCTGCGGGCCTACCAGGACGGAGACCTCGACACCTGGATCGAGTTCGCGTCCGGTTCGGTAATCGAGGCGGTTAATTGGATGGGGGTCGCGGTCGGGGCGACGTCTGCGACGCTTGAACATCTGCGCTCGCGCGCCAGGACCCGGGGTGCGTCCGTGGCCGCCCGGATAATCGACGACCTGCCCGCCTTCCCACTGGTCGATGCCGCTTCGGTGATCGAGCGATATCAGGTCAGCTCGCAAACGGCGCACGGGGCGTTGGGAAGGCTCGAAGACCAGGGCGTTCTCGTCCGACGGGCCTTCGCCCGGCGTGCAAAAACCCGTGGCCGACCCCGGCAGGTGTACACCGCACCCGACCTGATCGAGACGCTCAGCCAACTGCTCACCTACTAGTTGCCGGGTCCGACGTAGGCAGGCTCATTCTCAACCGCCGCATCTGTCGTCATCGGGCGCCCGAACGTCGAACCGGAAATACCGGTACAGTCATCGCATACCCTGAGAAAGCGGAGCCATGTCGGCAGATGAGAGAAAAGCAGTGATCCGGCGTTTTCATTCCTCACTGGACGACGGTGACGCCCTGTACGACGAAGTCCTCACTGATGACTTTGTTGGTCACCTCGCCTCTGGTCAACAGATGAACGGCGCAACGGAATTCAAGCAATACAGTCAGATGATGCTCGGAGCCTTTTCCGATCTTCACTCATCTGTCCATGAGATCGTCGGCGAGGGAGACTTGTTCGCCTGTCGGGTTTTCTTTTCCGGCGTGCACACCGGCGACCTCATGGGAATCCCCCCAACCAACAAGAAATTCGAACTATCCGAAGCTCTATTTGTCCGATTTGAGGGCAACAAAATCGCCGAAGAGTGGCAATACCTGAACCAGCTGACCATGTTTCAGCAACTTGGCATCAACCCAATGGCCGAAGCGAGCGAGTAG includes:
- a CDS encoding ester cyclase; this translates as MSADERKAVIRRFHSSLDDGDALYDEVLTDDFVGHLASGQQMNGATEFKQYSQMMLGAFSDLHSSVHEIVGEGDLFACRVFFSGVHTGDLMGIPPTNKKFELSEALFVRFEGNKIAEEWQYLNQLTMFQQLGINPMAEASE
- a CDS encoding Fic family protein, encoding MSTQLWTDHLGRSYPYEPYSAEPIAHQEMKLSGEAALAIAEASRALGTLPALPLAGIAAVLYRSESSASSIIEGLTAGPRRVLEAEFAGTGEVDDEIGTRIVGNLDALRDAVSTAKPPKSDDFLRWHRILTEGSPRMQPHHVGAYRLEQNWIGGDASGPRRASFIPPAPGEIPSLMGDLEQFCARSDIAPLQQALIAHGRFEVIHPFVDGNGRVGRMLLQHLLVQRLRLASPVPVSIPWSRDKDRYIAGLRAYQDGDLDTWIEFASGSVIEAVNWMGVAVGATSATLEHLRSRARTRGASVAARIIDDLPAFPLVDAASVIERYQVSSQTAHGALGRLEDQGVLVRRAFARRAKTRGRPRQVYTAPDLIETLSQLLTY